In Tenebrio molitor chromosome 6, icTenMoli1.1, whole genome shotgun sequence, one genomic interval encodes:
- the LOC138132497 gene encoding mucin-2 has product MKYRNKRRVFCWIFIWSHLQLVSSEDVPPTESNFTQTTNDDPNSKDMRGLFSPRMDYDQWKPLGRGDPLKNDPTYDYVPPVLDRVHYWIDPALRKPDPPLPGENQKTEILLLGVSSKKPSTGTSVADSRKDTYDSFLKFVDGPKFTGQRNSRPNYPMTSSYFPPNFYSKNKGTFPKANEQRMPYTMLMPPPMVTRQPSPPSPQPIQKPDTLQTTTVDSVTAVTTNSPVTRPVSAPATHQSQVTIQAANLVYQSSSLSNANEWKTTETSTNLTPNPAAYSTKKLKPFKEEVVFQKHLQPPEPYMQVQFSPSRQNISNKPLVGASSDHNVNYVTPPPLIEQEIMHKGQVSDDNLDISNTYVKIGKTEAQMHSTAIDNIPVLAPEMLIAQPPNLMVFPHVKRPLITQTPLTMQTLQSMQSMQPPPITTSPIYKKPTNPIRQALDKEKSQTEQPTTERAETTSTTPASDVALTTTIPTTTMTTSLTTDPLFKHYKQPMEPLRGPLYLIIQGHSKVKTYGPSKQFHGIRVQETNEISDDKEEVHLKHLHNYLKNESGEQNSREGRSGNLQTLKHVIQTGLGAIDFSDVPAERRQDESVKETELQFGYKVGEDATSETYHKGIVEEARKLHVEA; this is encoded by the exons ATGAAGTACAGAAACAAGCGACGGGTCTTCTGCTGGATCTTCATCTGGTCACATCTTCAGCTGGTTTCCAGCGAGGATGTCCCGCCGACCGAGAGTAATTTCACTCAGACAACCAATG ACGATCCAAATTCCAAAGACATGAGAGGTCTCTTCTCCCCTAGGATGGACTACGACCAATGGAAACCTCTGGGAAGAGGTGACCCTCTGAAGAACGACCCCACCTACGATTACGTCCCTCCGGTTCTCGACAGAGTCCACTACTGGATAGACCCAGCCTTGAGAAAACCTGACCCTCCTTTACCAGgagaaaaccaaaaaactgAAATCTTGCTCTTGGGTGTGTCCTCCAAGAAACCCAGCACCGGAACGTCAGTTGCAGACTCACGAAAAGACACTTACGATTCCTTTCTAAAATTCGTCGACGGACCTAAATTCACCGGGCAAAGAAACTCCAGGCCCAATTACCCCATGACTTCGTCCTACTTTCCGCCAAATTTCTACTCCAAAAACAAGGGAACCTTCCCCAAGGCAAACGAACAAAGGATGCCCTACACGATGTTGATGCCTCCGCCTATGGTCACCAGGCAACCCAGTCCACCGTCTCCACAACCCATACAGAAACCTGACACTCTTCAAACAACCACAGTGGATTCCGTCACTGCTGTCACAACAAACTCTCCAGTGACTCGACCGGTCTCAGCTCCGGCCACTCATCAGTCCCAAGTCACGATTCAAGCTGCCAATTTGGTCTACCAGTCGAGTAGTTTGAGTAACGCGAACGAGTGGAAAACCACAGAAACTTCGACGAATCTAACACCAAACCCGGCAGCCTATTCAACCAAGAAACTGAAGCCTTTCAAGGAAGAGGTggtttttcaaaaacacctTCAACCCCCGGAGCCGTACATGCAGGTCCAGTTTTCACCTTCTCGTCAGAACATAAGCAACAAACCTCTGGTGGGGGCTAGTAGCGATCACAACGTCAACTACGTCACTCCTCCGCCTCTGATCGAACAAGAGATAATGCACAAGGGACAAGTCTCCGACGACAACTTGGACATATCGAATACTTACGTGAAGATCGGTAAAACCGAGGCCCAGATGCATTCGACTGCCATCGACAACATCCCCGTGTTGGCACCAGAAATGTTGATCGCTCAACCTCCAAACTTGATGGTTTTCCCGCACGTCAAGAGACCTCTGATCACGCAAACTCCTCTAACCATGCAGACGTTGCAGAGCATGCAAAGCATGCAGCCGCCTCCGATCACCACGAGTCCGATTTACAAGAAACCCACCAACCCCATTCGACAAGCTTTGGACAAAGAGAAATCCCAAACGGAACAACCGACCACGGAAAGAGCTGAAACAACAAGTACCACTCCAGCGTCGGACGTCGCGCTGACAACAACGATACCGACAACAACGATGACAACGTCGCTGACCACAGATCCGCTTTTCAAGCATTATAAACAACCGATGGAGCCTTTGAGAGGTCCTTTATACTTGATAATCCAAGGCCACTCGAAAGTGAAGACGTACGGACCGAGCAAACAGTTCCACGGAATTCGCGTACAAGAGACGAACGAGATTTCTGACGATAAGGAGGAAGTGCACTTGAAGCATTTGCACAATTATTTGAAGAACGAGAGCGGCGAGCAGAATTCGAGAGAAGGCAGATCGGGAAACTTGCAAACTTTGAAACATGTGATCCAGACGGGATTGGGTGCCATTGACTTTAGTGATGTCCCTGCTGAGAGGAGGCAAGACGAGAGTGTGAAAGAAACGGAGCTTCAGTTTGGGTACAAAGTAGGTGAAGATGCGACCAGTGAAACGTATCACAAAGGAATCGTCGAAGAGGCTAGAAAACTCCACGTGGAGGCttaa